TAGAACGATGCAGAGGATTGGCAAAGGAAGAGTAGAAGTTTGATGGGATAAACGCCTCTAACCATTTTCAGGACTTTGATGAAGATGAGGTTCTAGGGACGAAAGGGGACTAGCAAAGCATCGCCACAACCTCACTgacacaacaagaaaacgtaagcccagttttttttttattttcaatcctTCTTCATATTACTTTCAACTATTTGGAATGCAACCAACATTCACTGATAACAAAATTCAACTATACTAAAGGAGCGCCTACCTGTGCTAGAACGTAGGTTTCTTGCAAACGTGGGAAAATATGATTAAAATAATCCAGATACTTCTCTACGTGTATTCTGACATGTTCTTCAAAAGGTAAATAGTGTTTTCTATTTAGCGTTCTCGCAATCCCGTATCCAGTTATAAGATGgaacatctgaaaaaagacatagggctgaaaagaaataattccaTTATTAACGTATTCCTATCTAACTAAAATGTACCTGATTTCCGAACCGACCATAATTCAAACGAAAGCCAACGAATTTTTTAGCACCAACTTCCGATTTAGGTGAATTCCAGTAGTAAGCCCGAGTAATTAGAAGCGCGATTTGTGCAACTAGCATACATACGAACACATACTTCACGAACTCGTTCATGTGAAGCAACTACGATTCCTTTGAACAACTATTATAAGCCTGGAACAAAAAAGTCTTCACAGAAAGAAATACTGTATTTCAAACgtataaatttaaaatccttaaatgaatatattttgTCAGTTACGTAAGTGTAATGTATGTGAAGACATTCTCACATATTTTTGGCAATGCTCCGACcctctttttttacaaagatCAGATGCTTTAGATTCAGAGTTTAATGATCACATTTTCAGCTTCGCGCTTTCcgttgaatatttttccagaTGGAAATTGCTGGAGAAGTTGGAAGAGGTGATGATGCTATATTAGGACTAAACTTTggattaaaaaattttgaatttctgaacTCTCAGATTTTCACGGGTAGTCTCTGATGTTTTGTCTTTTCTTGATGTAGGATCACTGCTTAACAGCAGAGAAGGGAGGCCCATAATCAGTCAAACATGAAGTCGGATCAGTTCCCCACAATACTCTTGAGCTGTTATGGCTTGACTCATACTCAGAGGCTCAAAATACGCAGCGTCTTCAAAATTCGTGCAACGAACATTATCTTAAATAAGTTAGTTCACCAGGGgctggtgtagtgtagcggtcagaggttctgctgtctgcacgatcgatcaggggtcgaatccgccccagtgctcagcAAGgccttcatccttccgggatcgataaattggtaccagacatgtctcggaggataaaaacactgacttaacacatcagtgtatgtcagtgtttttatcctcccaaacggATCCGGGTACCAACTTGTTGATATTCCGGAATGATGAATAGAATGGTTGGCCAAGGAATGCTTGATCTACCCGATTGGAACCGCTGAGCGTGTGAGTGTAGCGGAACCTCCCGTCACTACGCTTCACCAACGTGCAGTACAACTTAGCAGACAAAAGTCTGGATAATGGActaaaaacattttgttttaataTTTGTTCTATTGTTTAGGACTCAGAAAGTGTTGTGTcgtaaggataaaggataaagtttctggcgttgatcaatccgcttgggatgcgcccccacgatttcaattcaaaatcgtttgaggttcacgaacacGTAACTCGCTCATGCAACGACTTGCGGGctgttagccgatgtgtcacgtcagtgtttttatcctcccggacaagtctggtaccaatttatcgaccccgaagggaagaaaggcttggtgagcactagtgtggactcgaacctccgatcgatcgtgcaggaaacggaacctctaaccgctacccTATACCCTCCCAGCCTTTCGGCTAAGATCAAAGTTTAGTTTCTGTTGTGTCGTACTTCAACAAATTTGTACTGCACCATCATGGCACACCATCcatgaaaatgaaactaaacagattaaatctttttttttttgaaaaaaaatacaacagaaaaaagtgaaagttatCCATTTAAGATTAAGAGACGGGGCAACAGATAATTATTAGTAAAGGTGAATGAGATTTTCaatacacattttttctttgtgacaAAATTGGGTAAAGTTTAAGTTGTGCGTTTCAGAGAATAAAAAGCTCCACAGCTTTCAAGTAGTGATAGAGGATGAAAAAGAGCTTACGTAGGAACCAATTATTtcgatttcattttgaaatgaCACAACTGTATGCGTCTCGACGTGGATTACAAAAAGTGCAACAGTATGTGGTGCATCTAAATCCACATATCCATTTCCTCGTAATAGAACGATGAAAACAACATCGGTGTACTTATTCATGGCTGTTTCCAacaaatatttatgtttttgattttcgcATCTGACATGGAGGAGTTCTTTCAATGGACCTCGACCCAAAAACTTCAATTACATCCatggtaaaggataaagtaaatagtgtctggcattaaccagtccacttgggatgcgtcaccacacgttcacttcaatttcgaatcatttgaggtttatcgaacgcgtgtctagcctatacagtgacttttGGGGGATGAGGCGTTTTGTTGGCAATAGAGTGGagtcgaacctccgatcgatcgagcTGCAGCCACGTAGTAataacctcttaccgactacgctacagcCCTCGTCGATGgtaattttaaaatgtaatTCGATGTTGTGAAGCAAGTAATTACATACAAATATGGTGACTTTAATTTCATAAACAATCATAAAACGGGTGGATGATCTCTGGCCTTTTCTTAAAatgtctatttccttcctttttttcctcttccttttccttttccgaTTCCAATTCCGATGTTCACACCCACATTAGATCCGTTAGCGCAGCGTGAACACACACATGTCTTTCTTCCTGCGCGAACCTTGCAATCACCTGTAGCAcagttctagaaaaaaaaattgtaaaatatttcGTTATTACTTAAACAAAATTTgcgaacaaataaacataaaaataccTGTATCATACATGCGCTCATACATCCCGCTTTAGCAATTTTTGGACTTGTGTTCATAGGATTACAGGTGGAATATTTTCCTTGACTAACAACACTGTGAATTGTTATGCACAGCACGAGAcataaaaggagaaaacgCATTGTTAACTGAACAAAGAATTTAATACTAAAAGATGAAAGCTTAGATGAGGCATCATAAAAACATACGAACACAAAAACTAAGGCTATTTTAAGGAAACTCCACAACACTACAATATAGTGAAAATCGATCATtcccatttaaaggcatcaccccacgaatctgaggtggtatggattaggtggagtattcttataggggatagtagattatggagaggacggtgattccgtccatttctttctaattgccgtaaaaaaatggcacggaagatacggctccggGCGAtccgacgcgctattttccacagggagtccgactggagtgcgccagccttgtgcggcgccgcatcttcctggctgttttttacggcacttaggaagaaatggacggaatcaccccctctccacaatctactatcccgtatacgaatactccacctgaaatccgtaccacctcagattcgtggagtgatgtctttaattaaGTAACCCTTGAAAGTAACATGTTCGGAAACGATACCCCTTCCATATTCTGTTGCCGATTCGTTACCATCAGACCATTATCTTTTcagaacatcaaaaaaaagaacagaaactaTGAACTCCCAAACGAATATctcaaaagtgatttttttcgcgGTTCTTCAACGATCAATGTTGTTGTTCGGCTTCTGGGCCGTTTCGTACAACGAGCAGGAGCAGAACCACCTGGTTTtctacaatctacgacctaGTATAGAAGGTTTTCAATGGGAAAatcataccacctcagattcgtagtatgctgtctttaaaatgtatttcgaaggataaagaataaatgtttatttgggagaaaaatctttctttctttagtaAAATAGAGCGGAGTCAGCCCAAAAACCGCTGTGCTATCCTACGATAAGGCTCTACTCTTCAAccaaaacaatatttttagactgacttttacttttctctgaaaaatctGCCTTGAGTTAGCAAAAAATATTACTGATATCTAAAATATGTTGCACTTCTAATCATTAGAGCAGAAAAGAATCAGAGAAATGCTAGTGCTTAGAAATATGTGGTAAAGTGATCCTAACTGCACAATTCTTTGGAAACATCAACGCTTAAATACGGCAAACCTCGTAAATTTCTCATGATAAATTTTTATCGATTTGCATTATATCGATTCCGCACGTAATTTACCGTCTAATAAACATTTCATCGCACACACGGATAAATCCTAAGCATATAGGGAAATTCGGGCTATTATGCGCCAGAATCATGCTATTCTGAAATTCCTTCTCTTGTATGATTCGAATCTATGATTTTTATGGGATTCATATTacattaataaattattatggTTGCCTTCAATTGTTTGCACTTTAATGTATAAAAATTCTACGAGGAAATCCTACATTTTTTATATCacctttttaaatttcgtcATCTTCAACAATGTTGTTATCTTCGTCCCAAATTTATAATTCTCCGATCTTTCAGAGGCGCAAAACGCcttcaatgaagaaaaattgcatgATTGTTTCTGGCCACCAAAACAGCGTAGGTTTTGATtctggagaaagaaaaaaaaagctaagaaagTCAAACTTGTACCTTAAAATATAATAGGAGACGTGTATTTTTATCGTATTGGGGTGgctgtggcgcagtcggtttgaggtccgttgtagtcaCACGATCGAGGGTTCGATACCAccttagtgcaaaccaatcctttcatccttccggggtcgataaattggtaccagacttgtttgggaggataagaacactagCTTGATCACCggcaagccattgtataggccaatgcgcgttccaaaacctcaacgattacgaattccagtaaaacgcgttggcgcatctcaattggattgatacgccagtgacttttatCCCTATTTTTTATCGTAGGACAGGAATTTCTGAAAACCCTCTcaaaaaactttctaaaaaaCCATTTAGGAAATCTCAGAAACTTCGAAAAACTGCACTAAGGGAAATCTTGGTCAACGTGATTTCCAAGCTCTGCCGCGATCAATAAACCAACAAACCAGCTCTAATTAGGTCCGAAGTGAACAACTCCAAAACATAGGATGATGGGAGGATGTCAAGGCTACTACCTgttaaaatgtgaaaaaaaatgaaaatacaaatttcaggaaatccTCTGTTCTGCGTGAGAATGTATTTTTGCAGCATTTTCTTAACCACGTAGGTAGttatatttttctcattcgttCAACGATCTTCTTCCTGTTTGCTAGGACTTTTGGGGTCAGCATTTCTCATCTTTCACTATGAAATTCCAGATGATACGAGAATTTTCTATCCATAAAGTGTATAATTCGATGTTTGACATGTAATACTTGTAATCCGCCGCTGAAAAAGACAGCGCCAGTCTTCTCTGGCAAGAAATTGCGCTCCAGTTTCAGCAAagtttgtagtttctttttgttcctaaGATTCTCTGACTTAGACGTAgtgttttccgtttttttttttaatctttcttttctggtgcaccaatgtatgtgaataagtaaatatataaattcATGGTTTCAGGTGTCTAGAGCAAAAATATGTCACGTACATTGCTAAATGACACATCTTCTGCAATACACATGGAAATAAATCTTCTATAACCATATGAGAAttgttttctcgaaaaaaaagtgcgggAATTCAAACGTGTGGAATCATGAGCTGAAGCGTTAGcgaccacgaatctggcgtgtggtgagggaatccacggcaaaagctagagatggagttgtagattgtgggatcagTGGCGGTTCCGTAATTCCGTtacctaatcgtcctaaaaaaaaatggcgtgggaatcgCTCTAGGTCCTACGAGGAATGTTAGAACACTCCTCTACGTATGCGTTCTGGTTCCaccagcaacctattcataggttttacttgaataaacAATCTAGGGTCTAGGACTCACTGggtttcgaccgctgcgcagctgacTTCGGCGCGTGTGTGAGTGTGGAgcgctgcaactgaaatcgtcatgaaaaacggagtctttcacgacgatttcaccTGCAACGCTTTTTTACTATAGTTAagggggagatgagcggaaccacccctgatcccgcatcaacgatcccgtatagagtttgtccaACGGAAAttcataccacgtcagatccgtgggatgatgccttcaaaatGGGTGTACTTGTCAAGCATAAAATGTCTGGTGTCTGGTCAATCCGCTTACGATGCGCCTCGATGCGTTCTATTCCGAGCCTAGTTCGAGGTTTCCGGTGTCTGCGTGTCTAACCTATACAATGAGGTGTGGGTGCTAGCCATTtcatcaggtcagtgtttctatcctcccaaacaagtccgGGACCACCACCCCTTTTTTTCTCGGCCCCGGTACGGTGAGAGGTTTTTTGTTGGCGCTACTCGGCTATTTCGAAGCATCGATCATTggtcgtgcagtcacagccgaacctcctaccgactgcgaCTGCGCTACCCTTTGGTGATTTAAATACTGTAACAGGTTCTGTGTATAAGTTCATTTGTCATTTCTCacattaataatatttattgaaTAATGATAAGACGGTGAGCgatgagaaaaatccagaGGATATGTGCTGCCATCACTGATCCTCATTCATCACGTTCAGTTCGACATTATCCTCAGCTTTATCGTTACAGTTTTTGCAAACACACGCTCTTCGTCCTTTCAGCAAACAGGTCCCAGTTTCACAATTCTAAATTCACATTTGAATTAGGAACAGATTACATCTTAAATTCCATAGCAGTCAACATTTATGTTCATCCTCACAACCGCACAACACGTTCGCAACGATTGAACGATCCTCGTCTctctcgtctttttttccccccgtttttttctccatatcGTTCCCCTATCGTTCTCTCCATATTGTTCATTCTGCTCCACTATGCACTCGTGTGCCAACGTGTTGCGTTGCGGTCATCCAGGTAAACATAATTATCGACGTCTATATATAGTCGGAATATAACCgaatttacttcattttcacATTGCCATTTACAGTAGCTCGTAGCCGATTTGATGTCATGATACATACTACATGGGAATTCTTCACGACACCATGTAACACCAACAATAAAGAGATATACCATATAAAATAGAAACACGTAGTTCATttctaaataattaaatgagagtttaattgatttttttgtaaataattaattacccACAACAATTGCAGAGACTCATTTCAAGAGATTTATATTGATGTCGTTGTGTTTTTagtatttaatattaatatattaatagtGATATTTCATATTACATTCATAAATTATTATGGCTGTTTGCACTTTAATATATAAAAATgctatatatatttatacatttattattatttactatatttattatttgtatttattgatatttacTATTTTGATATAgcggagaaaaaagcaaagatgaGATCTCAGTGTGATCCATTTGAATACTTGTTCCCTACAGACTTTTTCGAAATCCATCGATAAAAAtttcagggttttttttccggtgGGGGAACTTACCTTATGCGAATAAAATCTATGTGAAAGCGAGGAAGCAGACAACGGAAAAAGAGGAACGAATTCTTGCGCTGAATAGAATAAGAGCCCTGAAATTGTCGTAGTAgtaaaataaggaaatgaTCCAGGCGAAATGGTTAATTAGAGAGTTTTTCTTGTCTAATTTAAATCCCTGTACCCAAAGTAAGGAATGGATTTTATTGGCAGCGGATAGTTCCTATTCGCAAACACATGATCAgtaaatttgagagaaatggAAAGTTAAAAATACGGGTAACTCTAATTTTTAAGTTGATTGTCAacaaattcaataaaaatgtttgtttaGCAGTAAAGTGAACAATAAGAAGCAGCAAAGAAAACTatcaatttaaattttctttaaaataactaAGGGAGTCACTAAAGTGTACGATGCCCATAAAGATCCACTGTTTCATAATCGAATGATGAGAATTTTCGCATTGAAATGCACAAAATAAAACTTGCTGACCTTCAGGATAAACGTCGTTTCGATGACGATCTTATCTGAACTCGAGATATGTAGGAAAAACtcaataatgagaaaaaactgtagaaatcATCGCTTTCGCCGATGTGCCAGCCCGTATCCCTGAGACGAAATTCTTTTGTAACGAGAAAAGGAATTTGAAATAGCAGctaataaaacaacaaaactcaCTCATACTGTTCACttcgcttcatttttgaaTAGTAGCAGTTTTATTCGTTGGATAAAAACTAGATGTTCATTCAAATACCAGACGTTGAAGTATCTGTGCACCAATGCGATCGATCGTGGTTTTGTATTCGTTTTCggaatcgtttttttcttggattaaaGGGAGTTATCACAAAATcgacgtagtgtggaaacctgatggagAAAATAGAGTTCGGAAAGTAGATTACGAATGCCAGCGTGTCACTGCACAATCCCTCCTAAGGgtcctgaaaaatggtgtgggaaacggtgtttgttcctacgaacTACGTGAAAACGCCCCACCCGATCaccacacgcacgcacgcaccgCGTCCACGAACGGTCGAAGGTCGATGAGGTTCACTCACTAACCTGCTCAAGTACAGCCAGTGAAGAGGCTGGTGGGGGGACTGGACTGCGTGCAAGGGGTGCGCGTTCTAGCGTACCTCGttggaactaaagcggttcccaagCCATTTTTCGGAACGATCGGCGGGAATTGAGCGTAAGCACACCTATTTTCGGAATCCATTCCCCGAACCTCACGTTTTCCATCAGGcttccacactacgtcaatttcctgTTATGTTGTCTTagtgtttttcttgaataaagtAAACCAGTAAACATAGAGGTTTTCAGTGTATAAAATCTATGCCAAAAcctgttttgttttcaaatacaaattgggaaataaaaatattgcaacATTTTCGTAAGTTTGAGTCACAAAAATAGTAATTATACACCCGTAACTGAAACCTGAGGGCGGTGTAACGCGGTCCGTAAGACGTTCCGCTTTGCCTGCAGggtgatcgatcggaggttcgaatccgccctagtgctcaccaaacctttcttTCTTACGGGTTCGATAAACTtataccggacttgtctgggaggataaaaacactgacgtaacacatcggctggcccccacaagtcattgtttgggccagttacacgttaaTAAACCTCAacggattctgaattgaagtgaacgtggtggcgggtcccaagcggattgaataCCGCCGGgaattttatccttcatcctttattgaaaatatattTCCAGTCACTCAGGCTCTTAATgttcttctaaatttttgaactCCTATAAAtcaaaatgagcaaaattcTTAAATTCTCCTTCACAGTTTACATTCCTCATTGTAAATACATTCCAAAAATTAACTATAATTTGTTTCAGATGGCGAATCAAGAtacatttataaaaaaaaacgaatctgAAGAGATCAATCAAACTAACCACTTATCTTTGCGTTGATCGTGATCGCCGCTAACTCGTCATGGCAAGGTAACCTTGGAGTTCCTctcgtaagtttttttttctacacaaCTCACAAATTCCAGAACATCTTTTGTAAGTCTGTAGAAACAAGTCTGCTGaagtttttttgtaatttcttccgcaaaaattttccaaaatttcatctaaATTCCTAGTTGTTGCAAAGTCTTGCAAAATACCCCCGTCATCgtaatttttctatatttttcctgCAAATATTCCTATACAAGTACTGGTAtagcttaattttttcttcttcactctgttttccgcttttttcagGTAGGTAGATGAATGGAAATGATTTGatcagtcaagaaatttcaaCCATGCCGATTTTCCATCCACATGCTAACCTCAAGCGTTTCGCGATTTGTATTCTTTTGAAGTCTCACTGTAGAGTAAAGCACGATCTATCGGAACTTTCTCGATGTGACGATAAGCAGCGAAAAACTTACAAGATGCAGGTTTCAGCAACGTCTTTCTAGCGACGCTTCGGTTCTGTTTTGTGTTGCTGGAAGAATTAGACTGTCTCCATACTCATTTTCAGgactatttttcttaaatttaatttgtaGATTCTTTGTTAACTGACTtacatctttttttacaataaaagCATCagcccacaaatctgaggtggtacggatttcaggtggagtattcgtatatgggatcgtagattggggagaggagggtgattccgtccatttcttcctaatttccgtaaaaacgactcggaagatgcggcttcgagcgttccggcgtgcgattctctacaaggagttcgattggagcacgccagccttgtgcacacgccgcatcttccgggccgttttttacgacaattagcaagaaatggacggaatcacccacctctccataatctacgatctcgtgtacgaatactccacctgatatccgtaccacatcagattcgtgggctgatgcctttaataattcTTGAACTTT
The Necator americanus strain Aroian chromosome I, whole genome shotgun sequence genome window above contains:
- a CDS encoding hypothetical protein (NECATOR_CHRI.G3831.T1) — encoded protein: MNYVFLFYMVYLFIVGVTWCREEFPCSMYHDIKSATSYCKWQCENENCETGTCLLKGRRACVCKNCNDKAEDNVELNVMNEDQ
- a CDS encoding hypothetical protein (NECATOR_CHRI.G3830.T2); the protein is MNTSPKIAKAGCMSACMIQNCATGDCKVRAGRKTCVCSRCANGSNVGVNIGIGIGKGKGRGKKGRK
- a CDS encoding hypothetical protein (NECATOR_CHRI.G3830.T1), translating into MRFLLLCLVLCITIHSVVSQGKYSTCNPMNTSPKIAKAGCMSACMIQNCATGDCKVRAGRKTCVCSRCANGSNVGVNIGIGIGKGKGRGKKGRK
- a CDS encoding hypothetical protein (NECATOR_CHRI.G3831.T2), which codes for MKRSEQYEDTGWHIGESDDFYNKIVIETTFILKGSYSIQRKNSFLFFRCLLPRFHIDFIRIRNELRVSILYGISLYCWCYMVS